In Desulfovibrio sp. Fe33, a genomic segment contains:
- a CDS encoding hybrid sensor histidine kinase/response regulator, whose protein sequence is MLKHLFDTSLALRSFVGTVLFLTLLSGTGLYFLYRQEANSIEASLKLNESFHNKMMAQSINLDLKTMFIDLYLVANHVETLRFLQFRDTEARNNLETELLTFSSISKAYDQLRLLDNEGMELIRVNYNNGSPAPVPQNALQNKSHRYYFQESLPLKNGEIYVSRFDLNVENGKIELPLKPMIRISTPVYDDTGCRIGVAILNYLGQRIIDRLEDDKESLDSTTVLLNEDGYRLASPQPEKNWAFMYDERKDICFSVEHPEIWNRIKSLNDGQFSTREGIFTVSTIRVAPQNAAEVKVTRSHEWKVVCLTSADVIRSSIKPVRRHYIVIFGVISLMSIFIGLTRARFIAVRERSARELEAARQAAEEANRAKSDFLARMSHEIRTPMNAVIGLTHLALRTDLTAKQSDYLSKISLSANALLGIINDILDFSKIEAGRLTVEDTDFLLDDVLNNIINMLGLSAEQKGIEFLLMVRSTVPNRLRGDALRLGQVLLNLTNNAIKFTEKGEVILQAELLEQDGHKAVIRFSVRDTGIGISQEHMEGLFHPFSQADGSISRQFGGTGLGLSISKRLVEMMGGDMVVASEPGKGSEFSFTIPFRLQPDHARESLEYPSEIKGLRVLVVDDSKMSRMVLCKILESFTFKVNEASCAIDALNTIEKWDKIDPIKLVITDWNMPDMDGIKLSRHIRLNTTITRKPKIIMLTAYGQESIRHRAETAGIDGFMLKPFNRSILFDTIMEALSEREGGTPKRPPRPDQTGVPANLLGAHVLLVEDNEINQQVAREILESANIMVSIANNGKEAAQMALAEDYDAVLMDIQMPVMDGFQAVKAIRDGGKTSLPIIAMTAHALVGDREKSLQAGMNDHVTKPIDPDELMRTLSQWLPEREGAQHPPADHTPPSSYTQDDLPRISGLNMSRAISRLRGNARLYRKLLMDFAQDGDGLLRQLLDHAETERFEECRAVAHNLKGVTGNIGADRLHNLLAGLEQALAHSGDNLEFLLEETTRELRQVTSGIRETLRPPEEPEMPDGDLDRIESNGIQRMMSELDDLLVLLDRHDIEAQKQFRTLRERLTRHAPAYARELSRLIDQFDFSTAGDRLRDLMAHCRDGANPIEEPPGEE, encoded by the coding sequence ACACCGAGGCCCGCAACAACCTCGAAACGGAACTCCTGACCTTCAGCTCCATCAGCAAGGCCTACGATCAATTGCGGCTCCTGGACAACGAGGGCATGGAGCTGATCCGAGTCAACTACAACAACGGATCTCCCGCGCCGGTCCCTCAGAACGCGCTTCAAAACAAGTCTCACCGCTATTATTTCCAGGAATCGCTGCCTCTGAAAAACGGCGAGATATACGTGTCCCGGTTCGACCTGAACGTCGAAAACGGAAAGATCGAGCTGCCGTTGAAGCCCATGATCCGTATATCCACTCCTGTTTACGACGACACGGGATGCCGCATCGGCGTCGCCATCCTCAACTACCTTGGCCAGAGGATCATCGACCGTCTTGAGGACGACAAGGAGTCCCTTGACAGCACGACCGTCCTCCTCAACGAGGACGGATACCGGCTGGCCTCGCCGCAACCGGAAAAGAACTGGGCCTTCATGTACGACGAACGGAAGGATATCTGCTTCAGTGTGGAACACCCTGAGATATGGAACAGGATAAAATCCTTGAATGACGGCCAGTTTTCGACCCGGGAAGGAATCTTCACGGTGAGCACCATCCGCGTTGCCCCCCAAAATGCAGCAGAGGTCAAAGTGACCCGCTCCCATGAGTGGAAGGTCGTCTGCCTCACCTCGGCCGACGTCATCCGCAGCAGCATCAAGCCGGTTCGCCGCCACTACATTGTCATATTCGGCGTCATCTCGCTGATGTCCATATTCATAGGCCTGACCCGCGCCCGATTCATCGCGGTCCGCGAACGCAGCGCCAGGGAACTTGAGGCCGCCAGACAAGCCGCGGAGGAAGCCAACCGGGCCAAAAGCGACTTCCTCGCCCGCATGAGCCACGAAATCCGCACACCCATGAACGCCGTCATCGGGTTGACCCATCTCGCCCTGCGAACAGACCTGACGGCGAAGCAATCGGACTACCTGTCCAAGATATCCCTGTCGGCCAACGCCCTGCTCGGGATCATCAACGACATCCTGGATTTCTCCAAGATAGAGGCGGGCAGGCTGACTGTGGAGGACACGGACTTCCTCCTGGACGACGTGCTCAACAACATCATCAACATGCTCGGCCTGTCGGCGGAACAAAAGGGTATCGAGTTTCTGCTCATGGTCCGCAGCACAGTGCCCAACCGGCTCAGGGGAGACGCCCTCAGGCTTGGACAGGTACTGCTCAACCTGACCAACAACGCCATCAAGTTCACCGAGAAGGGCGAAGTCATCCTGCAAGCGGAACTACTGGAGCAGGACGGGCACAAGGCCGTCATCCGATTCAGCGTCCGGGATACGGGCATCGGTATCAGCCAGGAACACATGGAGGGATTGTTCCATCCATTCAGCCAGGCCGACGGCTCCATTTCCAGACAGTTCGGCGGAACCGGCCTCGGGCTGTCCATCAGCAAGCGGCTGGTGGAAATGATGGGCGGCGATATGGTCGTGGCCAGCGAACCGGGCAAAGGCAGCGAATTCTCCTTTACGATTCCCTTCAGACTGCAACCCGACCACGCGCGCGAATCCCTCGAATATCCATCGGAAATCAAGGGGCTGCGTGTCCTGGTGGTGGACGACAGCAAAATGTCGCGCATGGTCCTGTGCAAGATTCTCGAATCGTTCACCTTCAAGGTCAACGAAGCGTCCTGCGCGATCGACGCCCTGAACACGATCGAGAAATGGGACAAGATCGACCCGATCAAGCTGGTCATCACGGACTGGAATATGCCGGACATGGACGGCATCAAATTGTCCCGGCACATCCGCCTGAACACCACCATCACGCGCAAGCCCAAGATCATCATGCTCACGGCCTACGGCCAGGAGTCCATCCGCCACCGGGCCGAAACGGCCGGTATAGACGGGTTCATGCTCAAGCCATTCAACCGCTCGATTCTGTTCGACACCATCATGGAGGCCCTCAGCGAGCGGGAGGGAGGCACGCCAAAGAGACCGCCGCGCCCGGACCAGACCGGGGTGCCCGCCAATCTCCTCGGAGCGCATGTCCTGCTGGTGGAGGACAACGAAATCAACCAGCAGGTGGCCCGGGAGATACTCGAAAGCGCGAACATCATGGTATCCATCGCCAACAACGGCAAGGAGGCCGCGCAGATGGCCCTTGCCGAGGACTACGACGCGGTGCTCATGGATATCCAAATGCCGGTCATGGACGGTTTCCAGGCCGTCAAGGCCATCCGTGACGGGGGCAAGACGTCACTGCCGATCATCGCCATGACCGCCCACGCCCTGGTGGGAGACCGGGAAAAGAGCCTCCAGGCGGGTATGAACGACCATGTAACCAAACCCATCGACCCGGACGAGCTGATGCGGACCCTGTCTCAATGGCTGCCGGAACGCGAGGGTGCCCAGCATCCGCCTGCCGATCACACGCCGCCGTCCTCCTACACGCAGGATGACCTGCCCCGAATTTCGGGCCTGAACATGTCCCGCGCCATATCCAGATTGCGGGGCAACGCCAGGCTCTACCGAAAGCTGCTCATGGACTTCGCCCAGGACGGCGACGGGCTGCTCCGACAACTGCTGGATCACGCCGAGACCGAAAGATTCGAGGAATGCCGCGCGGTGGCCCACAATCTCAAGGGCGTAACGGGGAACATCGGAGCCGACCGGCTGCACAATCTGTTGGCGGGACTTGAGCAGGCCCTGGCTCACAGCGGGGACAACCTGGAATTCCTCCTGGAGGAAACGACGCGTGAACTGCGTCAGGTGACGAGTGGCATCCGCGAAACGCTTCGGCCGCCGGAAGAGCCCGAAATGCCGGACGGCGACCTCGATAGAATCGAGTCCAACGGAATCCAGCGCATGATGTCCGAACTCGACGACCTGCTTGTCCTGCTCGACAGACACGACATCGAAGCCCAAAAACAATTCCGAACCCTACGGGAACGGCTGACGAGACACGCCCCTGCCTATGCCCGCGAACTGTCCCGACTCATAGACCAGTTCGATTTTTCCACGGCAGGCGACCGGCTTCGCGATCTCATGGCGCACTGCCGAGACGGCGCGAACCCGATTGAAGAACCGCCCGGAGAGGAATAA
- a CDS encoding SET domain-containing protein, with the protein MIHPHTRVRSGDPAIGVGVFATQPIPRGTVVVVRDRFDICLDREAFFAMPASVREAMETYMYHDKCGNLVLSWDHARYMNHNCHPTTMMTDYGLEIAVRDIDAGEELTTEYGLLNVQEPYAICCGCEDCRKRLRMDDIDVYCGCWDERIRESLARIPCVDQPLLPLLSGEARSRLDEFLSGRAAYSSVRNLKWRAEPECAQGD; encoded by the coding sequence GTGATCCATCCCCATACCAGGGTCCGGTCCGGGGACCCGGCCATCGGCGTCGGCGTGTTCGCCACCCAGCCCATCCCCAGGGGAACCGTCGTGGTGGTCCGCGACAGGTTTGATATCTGTCTTGACCGAGAAGCGTTTTTCGCTATGCCCGCGTCCGTGCGCGAGGCCATGGAAACGTACATGTACCACGACAAGTGCGGCAATCTGGTCCTGAGCTGGGACCATGCCCGCTATATGAACCACAACTGCCACCCGACCACCATGATGACCGATTACGGTTTGGAGATCGCGGTGCGCGACATCGACGCGGGCGAGGAACTCACCACCGAATACGGCCTGCTCAATGTGCAGGAGCCCTACGCCATCTGCTGCGGTTGCGAGGACTGCCGCAAGCGGCTGCGCATGGACGACATCGACGTGTACTGCGGCTGTTGGGACGAGCGCATCCGCGAGAGTCTCGCCCGCATTCCATGTGTGGACCAACCCCTGCTTCCCCTGTTGTCGGGGGAGGCCCGTTCGCGGCTGGACGAGTTCCTGTCGGGCCGGGCGGCCTATTCTTCGGTGCGCAACCTCAAGTGGCGGGCCGAACCGGAGTGCGCTCAAGGCGATTAG
- a CDS encoding Lcl C-terminal domain-containing protein encodes MPSARFSLKGDVVTDTATGLVWPLNAQPAETGLSWAEAFGFIESMNRENRFGHSDWRLPNRRELYSLVDHAEREPALPQDHPFERVWAGRYWTSTTSARDYSYAWWVQFSGGRMFFGRKADDAVVWPVRGTSATLWATGQKGCHDVNGAPMDCAGTGQDGALRMGLAWPEPRFREIGGDIEDRLTGFVWQRRADLAGRMVDRETAGRIVAEEAERTGQPWRLPAIMELESLADCSRADPALPADHPFENVREAYWSATDSGYDPEWSFCFYMHKGAVGVGFKTRPEFHVWAVRTA; translated from the coding sequence ATGCCGTCCGCGCGGTTCTCTTTGAAGGGTGACGTTGTCACCGATACTGCCACCGGCCTGGTTTGGCCCCTGAACGCCCAACCCGCCGAAACCGGGTTGTCCTGGGCCGAGGCGTTCGGGTTCATCGAAAGCATGAACCGCGAGAACCGTTTCGGCCACTCGGATTGGCGGCTGCCCAATCGGCGCGAACTGTATTCCCTCGTGGATCACGCCGAGCGCGAACCGGCCCTGCCGCAGGATCATCCCTTCGAACGGGTTTGGGCGGGCCGGTATTGGACCTCCACGACTTCCGCCAGGGATTATTCCTATGCCTGGTGGGTGCAGTTCAGCGGCGGGCGGATGTTCTTCGGACGCAAGGCCGACGATGCGGTCGTCTGGCCTGTGCGCGGGACGTCCGCAACCTTGTGGGCCACCGGACAAAAAGGTTGCCACGATGTGAACGGGGCCCCCATGGACTGCGCCGGAACCGGGCAGGACGGGGCCTTGCGCATGGGACTCGCCTGGCCCGAACCGAGGTTTCGTGAAATCGGAGGCGATATAGAGGACCGGTTGACCGGATTTGTCTGGCAAAGGCGGGCCGACCTGGCCGGAAGAATGGTGGATAGGGAAACGGCGGGCCGGATCGTGGCCGAGGAAGCCGAACGGACCGGACAACCCTGGCGGCTGCCCGCCATTATGGAACTCGAGTCCCTGGCCGATTGTTCGCGGGCCGACCCGGCCCTGCCTGCGGATCACCCTTTCGAGAACGTGCGCGAAGCCTACTGGTCGGCCACGGACAGCGGGTACGACCCGGAGTGGTCGTTCTGCTTCTACATGCACAAGGGGGCTGTGGGCGTGGGGTTCAAGACGCGCCCCGAGTTTCATGTCTGGGCCGTGCGCACGGCCTGA
- a CDS encoding dihydrolipoyl dehydrogenase family protein, with protein MTKQTYDVIVIGSGPAGGIVARKLGEAGLDVAVVEKNGWGGACPLRGCEPKKTLADTAHEILRVREKTAHGVIGNVRVDWPSLMRFKHSVIDPISGMVFDSFHGRGVTTVHGEARFTGPDSVEVEGLGRLSARHIVVATGAASRKLGVPGEDLLLTSDQFLDLETLPESMLFIGGGFISFEFACIAAAAGVKATILHRSGRVLKGFDEVLSRKLIKAMRDQGVAVHVDHPVKAVEPFEDGVRVIVAGPDDVEMSFVAASAVSGAGRVPDLDGLDLDKAGVEAVRGGIVVDEYMRSPSNPHVYAAGDCVEPGHPLTPVAALQAETVVGNILKEGSVKSDLSGTAGAVFTHPTLACAGLLEEQAREQGLDFKVYEGDAAKWSEHQRLGMAHAGYRILVERGTGRILGAHYLGAHAEEVANIFGMAIRHGLTREDLLAQPWAYPSFGYAVRYMLG; from the coding sequence GTGACCAAGCAGACGTATGATGTGATAGTGATCGGTTCCGGCCCGGCTGGGGGCATTGTCGCCCGCAAGCTCGGCGAGGCCGGACTCGACGTGGCCGTGGTGGAGAAGAACGGTTGGGGAGGGGCGTGCCCGCTGCGCGGCTGCGAGCCCAAGAAGACCCTGGCCGACACGGCTCACGAGATTCTTCGGGTGCGGGAGAAGACCGCCCACGGCGTGATCGGGAACGTGCGTGTGGACTGGCCTTCGCTCATGCGCTTCAAGCATTCGGTCATCGATCCCATCTCCGGCATGGTTTTCGACTCCTTTCACGGGCGCGGCGTGACCACGGTCCACGGCGAGGCCCGGTTCACCGGCCCGGATTCCGTGGAGGTGGAGGGCCTGGGGCGGCTTTCGGCGCGGCACATTGTCGTGGCGACCGGAGCCGCGTCCCGCAAGCTCGGCGTTCCGGGAGAGGACCTGCTGTTGACAAGCGATCAGTTTCTGGACCTGGAGACGCTGCCCGAATCCATGCTTTTCATCGGGGGCGGGTTCATTTCCTTCGAATTTGCCTGCATCGCCGCCGCGGCCGGGGTCAAGGCGACCATTCTGCACCGCAGCGGCAGGGTGCTCAAAGGCTTCGACGAGGTGTTGAGCCGCAAACTCATCAAGGCGATGCGCGACCAGGGCGTGGCCGTGCACGTGGATCATCCCGTCAAGGCGGTTGAGCCTTTCGAGGACGGGGTGCGGGTGATCGTCGCAGGCCCGGACGACGTGGAGATGTCGTTCGTCGCGGCCTCGGCCGTGTCCGGCGCGGGCCGCGTGCCTGATCTGGACGGTCTCGACCTGGACAAGGCGGGCGTCGAGGCGGTCAGGGGCGGCATCGTGGTGGACGAGTACATGCGCAGTCCCTCCAACCCGCATGTTTACGCTGCGGGCGACTGCGTGGAGCCCGGTCATCCCCTTACTCCGGTGGCCGCATTGCAGGCCGAGACGGTTGTCGGCAACATCCTGAAGGAAGGCTCGGTCAAATCGGACCTTTCGGGAACGGCCGGGGCCGTCTTCACCCACCCGACTCTTGCCTGCGCCGGTTTGCTGGAGGAGCAGGCGCGTGAGCAGGGATTGGATTTCAAGGTATACGAGGGCGATGCGGCCAAGTGGTCCGAGCATCAACGGCTCGGCATGGCCCATGCGGGCTACCGCATCCTGGTGGAGCGGGGAACGGGCCGCATCCTTGGAGCCCATTATCTCGGCGCTCATGCCGAGGAGGTGGCCAATATTTTCGGCATGGCCATCCGCCACGGCCTGACTCGCGAAGACCTCCTGGCCCAGCCGTGGGCTTATCCCTCCTTCGGCTATGCGGTGAGGTACATGCTGGGATGA